A DNA window from Arachis hypogaea cultivar Tifrunner chromosome 18, arahy.Tifrunner.gnm2.J5K5, whole genome shotgun sequence contains the following coding sequences:
- the LOC112769613 gene encoding uncharacterized protein, which yields MRYRQRHCRREAVRVFIQLQSLPFSSPSFAANFRDLFLPTRHASPRLPRSIRQEVSAALNRSTGSSGTRDHDSPDDKSKWECVRKGVCCICCESNIDSLLYRCGHMCTCSNCANDLHRSGRKCPMCQAPVVEVIRAYSIL from the exons ATGAGATATAGACAAAGACATTGT AGAAGAGAAGCAGTTAGAGTTTTCATCCAACTGCAATCCCTGCCATTCTCATCCCCTTCCTTTGCTGCAAATTTTCGCGACCTGTTTCTGCCGACGCGCCACGCCTCCCCACGCCTCCCACGCTCAATAAGACAAGAGGTTTCTGCGGCCCTAAATCGCTCAACTGGTTCATCAG GAACACGTGACCATGATTCACCAGATGATAAATCCAAATGGGAATGCGTGAGGAAAGGGGTTTGCTGCATTTGCTGCGAAAGCAATATTGATTCTCTCTTGTACAG ATGTGGGCACATGTGCACATGTTCTAACTGTGCTAATGATTTGCACCGAAGTGGAAGGAAGTGTCCAATGTGTCAAGCACCAGTTGTTGAAGTAATTCGTGCTTATTCCATACTATAG